A region from the Halomonas piscis genome encodes:
- the murA gene encoding UDP-N-acetylglucosamine 1-carboxyvinyltransferase, whose protein sequence is MDKLIITGNGSVDGEVWASGAKNAALPILCASLLADGPVVIGNLPHLQDITTTLELLGRMGVEPVMGEKLSIQLDGSQVTDCHAPYELVKKMRASILVLGPLLAHFGHADVSLPGGCAIGSRPVDLHIQGLEAMGAEIRVEGGYIRARVDGRLRGATIFFDTVTVTGTENLLMAATLAEGTTVLENAAREPEISDLAECLIRMGADIRGHGTDTITVEGVARLHGCEHDVMPDRIETGTFLVAAAMTGGRVKVTRTRADILEAVLAKLEEAGAEVACGADWISLDMHGRRPRAVNIRTAPYPAFPTDMQAQFVAMNAVAEGSSRVVETIFENRFMHVQELNRMGADIALEGNTALITGVESLSGAPVMATDLRASASLVIAAMMADGETQVDRIYHIDRGYECIEEKLQQLGARIRRVPG, encoded by the coding sequence ATGGACAAGTTAATCATTACCGGCAACGGTTCGGTCGACGGCGAAGTCTGGGCCAGCGGGGCCAAGAACGCCGCGCTGCCCATTCTCTGTGCCAGCCTGCTTGCCGACGGCCCGGTGGTTATCGGCAATCTGCCGCACCTGCAGGACATCACCACGACGCTTGAGCTCCTCGGGCGCATGGGGGTCGAGCCGGTGATGGGCGAAAAGCTCAGCATCCAGCTGGACGGCTCCCAGGTGACCGACTGCCACGCGCCCTACGAGCTGGTAAAGAAAATGCGCGCCTCGATTCTCGTGCTGGGGCCGTTGCTGGCCCATTTCGGCCATGCCGACGTGTCGCTTCCCGGCGGCTGCGCGATTGGCTCGCGTCCGGTGGATCTGCACATCCAGGGCCTGGAAGCCATGGGCGCGGAAATCCGCGTCGAGGGCGGCTATATCCGCGCCCGGGTCGACGGGCGCCTGCGCGGGGCGACAATCTTTTTCGATACCGTGACCGTCACCGGCACCGAAAACCTGCTGATGGCGGCGACCCTTGCCGAGGGCACCACGGTGCTGGAAAACGCCGCCCGGGAGCCGGAGATCAGCGATCTGGCCGAGTGCCTGATCAGGATGGGCGCCGACATTCGCGGCCACGGCACCGATACCATCACCGTCGAGGGCGTCGCGCGGCTGCACGGCTGCGAACACGACGTCATGCCCGACCGTATCGAGACCGGCACCTTTCTGGTCGCCGCGGCGATGACCGGCGGGCGGGTCAAGGTAACCCGTACCCGGGCGGATATTCTCGAGGCGGTGCTGGCCAAGCTCGAGGAGGCGGGCGCCGAGGTTGCCTGCGGCGCTGACTGGATCAGCCTCGACATGCACGGCAGGCGCCCGCGGGCGGTCAATATCCGTACCGCGCCGTATCCGGCGTTTCCCACCGACATGCAGGCTCAGTTCGTGGCCATGAACGCGGTGGCCGAGGGCAGCTCGCGGGTGGTCGAAACCATCTTCGAAAACCGCTTCATGCACGTCCAGGAGCTCAACCGCATGGGCGCGGATATCGCCCTCGAGGGCAATACCGCGCTGATTACCGGCGTCGAGTCGCTGTCCGGGGCGCCGGTCATGGCGACCGACCTGCGTGCCTCGGCGTCGCTGGTGATTGCCGCGATGATGGCCGACGGCGAGACCCAGGTGGATCGCATTTACCATATCGACCGCGGCTACGAATGCATCGAGGAAAAACTCCAGCAGCTGGGGGCGCGCATCCGCCGCGTACCGGGCTGA
- a CDS encoding MlaC/ttg2D family ABC transporter substrate-binding protein, with translation MKLKYWLSGGMLAASLALGAPLYAQEQTPEALIRDNITGFMSDLEAREDYYANNIDELKELVDESLDEVADFRYIGASVMGSYFRNASPEQRRRFAEVFRQTLIDTYTKGLVTFDYDKLRVVDEQRPQRYEDQASVEMEIVANNGEVYPVNYSLRLNDGEWRVVNVIVNGINLGLTFRNQFDQAMREHNRDYDAVIRSWSPGVGVDELEEGGDA, from the coding sequence ATGAAACTGAAATACTGGCTGAGCGGCGGCATGCTGGCCGCCTCCCTGGCGCTCGGTGCGCCGCTATATGCCCAGGAGCAGACGCCCGAGGCGTTGATCCGGGACAACATCACCGGCTTCATGTCGGACCTGGAGGCCCGAGAGGATTACTACGCCAACAACATCGACGAGCTCAAGGAGCTGGTCGACGAGAGCCTCGATGAAGTGGCCGACTTTCGCTATATCGGCGCCAGCGTCATGGGCAGCTATTTCCGCAATGCGTCCCCCGAGCAGCGCCGTCGCTTTGCCGAGGTGTTCCGCCAGACGCTGATCGATACCTATACCAAGGGGCTTGTCACCTTCGACTATGACAAGCTGCGCGTGGTGGACGAACAGCGCCCGCAGCGCTACGAGGATCAGGCCAGCGTGGAAATGGAAATCGTCGCCAACAACGGCGAGGTCTATCCGGTCAACTACAGCCTGCGTCTCAACGACGGCGAATGGCGGGTGGTCAACGTGATCGTCAACGGTATCAACCTGGGGCTTACGTTCCGCAACCAGTTCGACCAGGCCATGCGCGAACACAACCGCGACTACGACGCGGTCATTCGCAGCTGGTCGCCGGGGGTCGGCGTTGACGAGCTGGAAGAGGGGGGCGATGCTTGA
- a CDS encoding Do family serine endopeptidase yields the protein MPRNVRLPRFLMPYFWPVIAGVVIAAALLLAFPERLPNPFAGPSSPVSEKTGTAPAAGETAPDRPAPQIQKAAPLSRDQGPASYADAVDRAAPAVVNVYSTRIVERDQHPLMSDPFFQQFFDNDDATGQQRMLSSLGSGVIVSQDGYVLTNHHVIQGADQIQVALRDGRETLARVIGTDPESDLAILRIGLDDLPSIKLSDSEEVTVGDVALAIGNPFGVGQTVTMGIISATGRSHLGLSAYEDFIQTDAAINPGNSGGALINPDGALVGINTAIFSRSGGSQGIGFAIPANLAHGIMDELVTKGRVIRGWLGIEAQALSRELAASFGLRTPQGMIVAGVAQDGPAERAGLQPGDVLLALSDEPILDARSTMSDIAELTPGTELSLTIVRSGEKQTLELTVGERPLSARSLPPQQSLPSQPTAPR from the coding sequence ATGCCAAGGAACGTACGACTGCCACGCTTCCTGATGCCTTATTTCTGGCCGGTCATCGCCGGCGTTGTGATTGCCGCGGCGCTGCTGCTGGCGTTTCCCGAACGCCTGCCCAACCCCTTTGCCGGGCCCTCGTCGCCGGTGTCCGAAAAGACCGGCACCGCGCCTGCCGCCGGGGAGACTGCCCCCGATCGCCCCGCGCCGCAGATCCAGAAAGCCGCGCCGCTTTCCCGGGACCAGGGGCCGGCAAGCTATGCCGATGCCGTGGACCGGGCGGCGCCGGCGGTGGTCAACGTCTACTCGACGCGCATTGTCGAGCGCGACCAGCACCCGCTGATGTCGGACCCGTTTTTCCAGCAGTTTTTCGACAACGACGACGCCACCGGCCAGCAGCGCATGCTGTCGAGCCTGGGGTCGGGGGTGATTGTCAGCCAGGACGGCTACGTGCTGACCAATCACCACGTCATCCAGGGAGCCGACCAGATTCAGGTAGCCCTGCGCGACGGCCGCGAGACCCTGGCCCGCGTCATCGGCACCGACCCGGAGAGCGATCTGGCGATACTGCGCATCGGGCTTGACGACCTGCCGAGCATCAAGCTCAGCGACTCCGAAGAGGTCACGGTGGGCGATGTGGCGCTGGCCATCGGCAACCCGTTCGGCGTGGGCCAGACGGTGACCATGGGGATCATCAGCGCCACCGGACGCAGTCACCTGGGCCTTAGCGCCTACGAAGACTTCATCCAGACCGACGCGGCCATCAACCCCGGCAATTCCGGCGGCGCGCTGATCAATCCGGACGGCGCGCTGGTGGGCATCAACACGGCTATTTTTTCGCGCTCCGGCGGCTCCCAGGGCATCGGCTTTGCCATTCCCGCCAACCTCGCTCACGGCATCATGGATGAGCTGGTGACGAAAGGGCGGGTGATTCGCGGCTGGCTGGGCATCGAAGCCCAGGCACTGTCCCGTGAGCTTGCCGCCTCCTTCGGGCTGCGCACGCCCCAGGGCATGATCGTCGCCGGAGTAGCCCAGGACGGACCGGCCGAGCGCGCCGGCCTGCAGCCCGGCGATGTGCTGCTCGCCCTCAGCGATGAACCGATTCTCGATGCCCGCAGCACCATGAGCGACATCGCCGAGCTCACGCCCGGCACCGAGCTGTCGCTGACCATCGTGCGCAGCGGCGAGAAGCAAACGCTTGAGCTAACCGTCGGCGAGCGCCCTCTCTCCGCCCGCTCCCTGCCGCCGCAACAGTCGCTGCCGTCGCAGCCCACGGCGCCTCGCTAG
- the mlaE gene encoding lipid asymmetry maintenance ABC transporter permease subunit MlaE: protein MAAGFWRGFWRVFSRLAEWVAGLGRAAFGVVEALGRAGIFLARSVAGVPSGEGVRLWLRQMHFVGVMSLAIVLVSGLFIGMVLALQGYTILIDFGAEQALGQMVSLSLLRELAPVVAALLFAGRAGSALTAEIGLMKATEQLTSMEMIGVDPLRRVVAPRLWAGFVSLPLLTVGFSVVGVWGGYLVGVQWLGVSEGAFWGSMQSSVAFFADVGNGMVKSLVFALVVTWIAVFQGYDLIPTSEGISRATTRTVVYSSLAVLGLDFVLTAVMFGGL from the coding sequence ATGGCGGCAGGGTTTTGGCGAGGGTTTTGGCGAGTGTTTTCGCGGCTGGCAGAGTGGGTGGCCGGCCTGGGGCGCGCGGCCTTCGGCGTCGTGGAGGCGCTCGGGCGGGCGGGTATTTTTCTCGCTCGCTCGGTCGCCGGCGTGCCCTCGGGCGAGGGAGTTCGCCTGTGGCTGCGGCAAATGCACTTTGTCGGCGTGATGTCGCTTGCCATTGTGCTGGTGTCGGGGCTTTTTATCGGCATGGTGCTGGCGCTTCAGGGCTATACGATCCTGATCGACTTCGGCGCCGAGCAGGCGCTGGGGCAGATGGTGTCGCTTTCGCTTCTGCGCGAGCTGGCGCCGGTGGTTGCCGCGCTGCTGTTTGCCGGGCGCGCGGGCTCGGCGCTGACCGCCGAAATCGGCCTGATGAAAGCCACCGAGCAGCTGACCAGCATGGAGATGATCGGCGTGGATCCGCTGCGCCGGGTGGTCGCGCCGCGCCTGTGGGCGGGCTTTGTCTCGCTGCCGCTGCTGACCGTTGGCTTCAGCGTGGTGGGCGTCTGGGGCGGCTACCTGGTGGGCGTGCAGTGGCTCGGGGTTTCCGAAGGCGCCTTCTGGGGCAGCATGCAGTCGAGCGTGGCGTTTTTCGCCGACGTGGGTAACGGCATGGTCAAAAGCCTGGTTTTCGCGCTCGTCGTCACCTGGATTGCGGTTTTTCAAGGCTATGACTTGATACCCACCTCCGAAGGGATTTCCCGAGCGACCACGCGCACCGTGGTGTATTCCTCGCTGGCGGTGCTGGGGCTGGATTTTGTGCTGACCGCCGTCATGTTCGGCGGCCTTTAA
- a CDS encoding ABC transporter ATP-binding protein, translated as MTDSAFIEVEDLHFSRGGRAIFRGANLSIPRGKMTGIMGPSGTGKTTLLKLIGGQLTPDRGRVLIDGEDVHRLSRKALFSLRRRMGMLFQSGALFSDLNVFENVAFPLRVHTDLPDAMIRDIVLLKLQAVGLRGARDLSPAELSGGMARRVALARAVALDPELVLYDEPFVGQDPIAMGVLVQLIKRLGEALSLTSVVVSHDIKETVSIADYLYLIADGDIVAHGTPASLDTHDDARVSQFMHGEPDGPVPFHYPAPPFYRDILGADTTTGAD; from the coding sequence ATGACGGATTCGGCCTTTATTGAAGTGGAAGACCTGCATTTTTCCCGCGGAGGGCGCGCCATTTTTCGCGGCGCCAACCTGTCCATTCCCCGGGGCAAGATGACGGGCATCATGGGGCCGAGCGGCACGGGGAAAACCACGCTGCTCAAGCTCATCGGCGGCCAGCTGACCCCGGACAGGGGCCGCGTGCTGATCGACGGGGAGGACGTGCACCGGCTGTCGCGCAAGGCGCTGTTTTCCCTGCGCCGACGCATGGGCATGCTGTTTCAGAGCGGGGCGCTGTTTTCCGATCTGAACGTGTTTGAAAACGTCGCGTTTCCGCTGCGCGTTCACACCGACCTGCCCGACGCCATGATCCGCGATATTGTCCTGCTCAAGCTGCAGGCGGTGGGGCTGCGCGGCGCCCGCGATCTGAGCCCGGCCGAGCTGTCCGGCGGCATGGCCAGGCGCGTGGCGCTGGCCCGGGCGGTGGCCCTGGACCCTGAGCTGGTGCTCTACGATGAGCCGTTTGTGGGCCAGGACCCCATCGCCATGGGCGTGCTGGTGCAGCTGATCAAGCGGCTGGGCGAGGCGCTTTCGCTGACGTCCGTGGTGGTGTCCCACGACATCAAGGAAACCGTCAGCATTGCCGACTACCTCTACCTGATTGCCGACGGCGATATCGTCGCCCACGGCACGCCGGCGAGCCTTGATACCCATGACGATGCCCGGGTCAGCCAGTTCATGCACGGCGAGCCCGACGGCCCGGTGCCGTTTCACTATCCGGCGCCGCCGTTCTACCGCGATATTCTCGGCGCAGACACAACCACGGGGGCAGACTAG
- the mlaD gene encoding outer membrane lipid asymmetry maintenance protein MlaD — MQRSKTVEFGVGLFILAGILGMVFLGLRVSGLTLAAPSDTFQVDASFSDIGSLKPRARVTMAGVTVGRVESIDLDTEWFDARVTMRLDSDLEGQLSRDSTAAILTAGLLGEQYVGLSVGGDPETLEDGDTIRDTQSALVLEELIQQFVSSMVKD, encoded by the coding sequence ATGCAACGCAGTAAAACCGTAGAGTTCGGGGTGGGGCTTTTCATTCTGGCCGGCATTCTGGGCATGGTCTTTCTTGGCCTGCGCGTCAGCGGCCTGACGCTTGCCGCGCCGTCGGACACCTTCCAGGTGGACGCCAGCTTTTCCGATATCGGCAGCCTCAAGCCGCGCGCCCGGGTCACCATGGCCGGGGTCACCGTGGGGCGGGTGGAGTCCATCGATCTGGATACCGAGTGGTTTGACGCTCGGGTGACAATGCGCCTGGACAGCGACCTGGAAGGGCAGCTTTCCCGTGATAGCACGGCCGCCATTCTCACCGCCGGGCTGCTCGGCGAGCAGTACGTGGGGCTCAGCGTAGGCGGCGATCCCGAGACGCTGGAGGACGGCGATACCATTCGCGACACCCAGTCCGCGCTGGTGCTCGAAGAGCTGATTCAGCAGTTCGTGTCGAGTATGGTCAAGGATTGA
- a CDS encoding ZapG family protein, producing MEEPGLQLTFALIGIFIGMAIGAFGHRLLSRSQRQVSSMKLELLESERRIAALKADMQSHLGDTHRRIDGVRHALAELDQGLHRQAKTWGVADDVLISHDNDPLRTAARAPLAQTAGSSEGERPKDYAADGEGGTLSEDFGLKNKASDAGQAPEPPRY from the coding sequence GTGGAAGAACCAGGCCTGCAGTTAACGTTTGCGCTTATCGGCATCTTTATCGGCATGGCGATCGGCGCATTTGGCCATCGCCTTTTGAGCAGAAGCCAGCGCCAGGTATCCAGCATGAAGCTTGAGCTACTGGAAAGTGAGCGCCGAATCGCCGCGCTCAAGGCCGACATGCAAAGTCACCTGGGTGACACGCACCGCCGAATAGACGGCGTCCGCCACGCGCTTGCCGAGCTTGACCAGGGTCTGCATCGACAGGCCAAGACATGGGGGGTAGCGGACGATGTACTGATCTCCCACGACAACGACCCGCTGCGCACCGCTGCTCGAGCGCCGCTGGCCCAAACGGCCGGCAGCAGCGAGGGCGAGCGCCCCAAGGACTACGCCGCCGACGGCGAAGGCGGCACCCTGTCGGAAGACTTCGGCCTGAAAAACAAGGCCAGCGACGCCGGGCAGGCGCCCGAGCCGCCGCGCTACTGA
- a CDS encoding Nif3-like dinuclear metal center hexameric protein, with translation MLDRDTLVAACEQRLGARGFKDFTVNGLQVEGSERITRVMSGVTACQALLDEAAAWRADLVLVHHGYFWKNEPVALTGMKKRRIKTLLDHDINLLAYHLPLDAHAALGNNAELGRRMGWQVERCLDGEMGEGLLWQGQTAAPLSVEALAGQLADRLHREPLVIKAPGVGEVERIAWCTGGAQDMITAAHEGGAQAFVSGEISERTTHLARELGIHYLAAGHHATERYGVQALGEWLASEYGVTHRFVDVDNPA, from the coding sequence ATGCTCGATCGGGATACGCTGGTGGCAGCGTGCGAACAGCGCCTGGGCGCGCGGGGATTCAAGGACTTCACGGTCAACGGTTTGCAGGTGGAAGGCAGCGAGCGCATCACGCGAGTGATGAGCGGCGTCACCGCCTGTCAGGCGCTGCTTGATGAGGCGGCGGCGTGGCGGGCCGACCTGGTGCTGGTGCATCACGGCTATTTCTGGAAAAACGAGCCGGTGGCGCTGACCGGAATGAAAAAGCGGCGGATCAAAACGCTGCTCGACCACGATATCAATCTGCTGGCCTACCACCTGCCGCTGGATGCCCACGCCGCCCTTGGCAACAATGCCGAGCTCGGGCGGCGCATGGGCTGGCAGGTAGAGCGCTGCCTGGACGGCGAGATGGGAGAAGGGCTTCTATGGCAGGGACAGACCGCCGCGCCGCTGAGCGTGGAGGCGCTGGCCGGGCAGTTGGCCGACAGGCTCCATCGCGAGCCCCTGGTCATCAAGGCGCCGGGGGTGGGCGAGGTCGAGCGCATTGCCTGGTGCACCGGCGGGGCCCAGGACATGATCACCGCGGCGCACGAAGGCGGTGCCCAGGCGTTTGTCTCGGGGGAAATTTCCGAACGCACAACGCATCTGGCCCGGGAGCTGGGCATCCATTACCTGGCCGCCGGACATCACGCCACCGAACGCTACGGCGTCCAGGCGCTGGGCGAGTGGCTGGCGTCGGAGTACGGCGTGACGCATCGCTTCGTGGACGTTGACAACCCTGCCTGA
- a CDS encoding KpsF/GutQ family sugar-phosphate isomerase, giving the protein MPDLSDAPVSPRDSALRTLAVEQAAIGDLKAKLDAHFDRACELILACRGRVVVTGMGKSGHIGGKLAATLASTGTPAFFVHPGEASHGDLGMITPTDLVLALSNSGETGEVTALLPLLKRLGVPLVSMTGRPDSTLARHADAHLDSGVKREACPLDLAPTSSTTAALALGDALAVALLEARGFTAEQFALSHPGGSLGKRLLLRVGDIMHSGERLPQVALGSPLRDALLEITRQGLGFTCVVNADGTLAGVYTDGDLRRTLDQHRDVLSLTVDDVMTRPGRRIAPNVLAAEAVRIMEDGKITALAVVDDQQRPIGALHMHDLLASGVI; this is encoded by the coding sequence ATGCCCGACCTATCCGACGCCCCCGTCTCCCCGCGCGACAGCGCACTGCGCACCCTGGCCGTGGAGCAGGCCGCCATTGGCGATCTCAAGGCCAAGCTCGACGCTCACTTCGACCGCGCCTGCGAACTGATACTGGCCTGCCGGGGCCGCGTGGTGGTGACCGGCATGGGCAAGTCCGGCCACATCGGCGGCAAGCTTGCCGCCACCCTTGCCAGCACCGGCACCCCGGCGTTTTTCGTTCACCCCGGAGAGGCAAGCCACGGGGATCTGGGCATGATTACCCCGACCGACCTGGTGCTGGCGCTGTCCAACTCCGGCGAAACCGGCGAAGTCACCGCGCTGCTGCCGCTGCTCAAGCGCCTGGGCGTGCCGCTGGTGAGCATGACCGGTCGCCCGGACTCCACCCTTGCTCGCCACGCCGACGCCCATCTGGACAGCGGCGTCAAGCGCGAAGCCTGCCCGCTGGATCTGGCCCCCACCAGCTCCACCACCGCCGCTTTGGCGCTGGGCGACGCCCTGGCCGTGGCGCTTTTGGAGGCCCGCGGCTTTACCGCCGAGCAGTTCGCCCTTTCGCACCCCGGCGGCAGCCTGGGCAAGCGCCTTTTGCTGCGCGTCGGAGACATCATGCACAGCGGCGAGCGGCTACCCCAGGTGGCGCTTGGCAGCCCGCTGCGCGACGCGCTTCTGGAAATCACCCGCCAGGGCCTGGGTTTTACCTGCGTGGTCAACGCCGACGGCACCCTGGCGGGGGTCTATACCGACGGCGACCTGCGCCGTACCCTCGATCAGCACCGCGACGTGCTCAGCCTGACCGTCGATGACGTCATGACCCGGCCGGGCCGGCGCATCGCCCCGAACGTGCTTGCCGCCGAAGCCGTGCGTATCATGGAAGACGGCAAGATCACCGCCCTTGCCGTCGTGGATGATCAACAGCGCCCCATCGGCGCGCTGCACATGCACGACCTGCTCGCCAGCGGCGTCATTTAG
- a CDS encoding STAS domain-containing protein, with protein MTTLFSRRGVALAAVGEALVVSGDLGTGVAAALADTGERWLERAEAASLTLDLSGVERASSAAISVLLQWLRVCRRRGVVVSEVRLSAPLRRLTTLAELDALFDHPAA; from the coding sequence TTGACGACGCTGTTTTCCCGCCGCGGCGTAGCGCTGGCTGCCGTGGGCGAAGCGCTCGTCGTCAGCGGCGATTTGGGCACCGGCGTGGCAGCGGCCCTTGCCGACACCGGCGAGCGGTGGCTCGAGCGCGCTGAGGCAGCCTCGCTGACGCTGGATTTAAGCGGGGTCGAGCGCGCCAGCAGCGCGGCCATCAGCGTGCTGCTTCAGTGGCTGCGGGTGTGCCGGCGGCGCGGCGTCGTCGTCAGCGAGGTGCGGCTTTCCGCCCCGCTGCGCCGGCTGACGACCCTGGCAGAGCTTGACGCCCTGTTTGACCACCCGGCGGCGTAG
- the hisD gene encoding histidinol dehydrogenase, whose protein sequence is MNATAGAAEINRLATDEADFDRRLDALLDWEGVSNQAVQARVNEILEAVKIRGDAAVIEATNRFDRLSATAMHELTLAPERLEQAFNNLPDEQRDALAAAAERVRRYHQRQKPESWQYTETDGTVLGQQVMPLDRAGIYVPGGKAAYPSSVLMNAIPARVAGVREIVMVVPTPDGVVSELVLAAAYLAGVDHVFTIGGAQAVAALAYGTETVPRVDKIVGPGNIYVATAKRAVFGRVGIDMIAGPSEILIVADGGTDPDWLAMDLFSQAEHDEDAQAILVSWDKAQLDAVAASIERLLPTLERERIVRTSLGSRGALIHCASEAEAVALINRVAPEHLELSVADPERWLPEVRHAGAIFMGRYTAEALGDYCAGPNHVLPTSGTARFSSPLGVYDFQKRSSLIHCSADGASALGEVAAVLARGESLSAHARSAEYRQKR, encoded by the coding sequence ATGAACGCGACGGCTGGCGCAGCAGAGATTAACAGGCTTGCTACCGACGAGGCCGATTTCGACCGGCGGCTGGACGCGCTGCTGGACTGGGAGGGCGTGTCGAACCAGGCGGTGCAGGCCCGGGTAAACGAAATCCTGGAGGCGGTCAAAATCCGCGGCGACGCCGCCGTCATCGAGGCCACCAACCGCTTTGATCGCCTGTCGGCCACCGCCATGCATGAGCTGACGCTGGCGCCCGAGCGCCTCGAGCAGGCCTTTAACAACCTGCCCGACGAGCAGCGCGACGCGCTTGCCGCCGCGGCCGAGCGCGTGCGGCGCTATCACCAGCGCCAGAAGCCCGAGTCCTGGCAGTACACCGAGACCGACGGCACGGTGCTTGGCCAGCAGGTGATGCCGCTGGACCGGGCGGGCATTTACGTACCCGGCGGCAAGGCGGCGTATCCGTCGTCGGTGCTGATGAACGCGATTCCGGCCCGCGTCGCCGGGGTCAGGGAAATCGTCATGGTAGTGCCGACGCCCGACGGCGTGGTCAGCGAGCTGGTGCTGGCGGCGGCGTACCTGGCCGGGGTGGACCATGTGTTCACCATCGGCGGCGCCCAGGCGGTGGCGGCGCTGGCCTACGGCACGGAGACGGTGCCGCGGGTGGATAAAATCGTTGGGCCGGGCAATATCTACGTGGCCACGGCCAAGCGCGCGGTGTTCGGCCGGGTGGGTATCGACATGATCGCCGGGCCTTCGGAGATCCTGATCGTGGCCGACGGCGGCACCGATCCTGACTGGCTGGCCATGGATCTTTTTTCTCAGGCCGAGCACGACGAAGACGCCCAGGCGATCCTGGTCAGCTGGGACAAGGCCCAGCTCGACGCCGTGGCCGCGTCCATCGAGCGGCTGCTGCCGACCCTGGAGCGGGAGCGTATCGTGCGCACGTCGCTTGGCAGCCGCGGCGCGCTGATCCACTGCGCAAGCGAGGCGGAAGCGGTCGCCCTGATCAACCGCGTTGCCCCGGAGCATCTGGAGCTCTCCGTGGCCGACCCCGAGCGCTGGCTGCCGGAGGTCCGCCACGCCGGGGCGATTTTCATGGGCCGCTATACCGCCGAGGCCCTGGGCGACTACTGCGCCGGCCCCAACCACGTGCTGCCCACTTCGGGCACCGCGCGGTTTTCCTCACCGCTGGGCGTTTACGACTTCCAGAAGCGCTCGTCGCTGATCCACTGTTCGGCCGACGGCGCCTCGGCGCTGGGTGAAGTTGCCGCGGTGCTGGCCCGAGGCGAGTCGCTGAGTGCTCACGCGCGCTCGGCGGAATACCGCCAGAAACGCTGA
- a CDS encoding BolA family protein: MQPTEVKALLESHLDDCTFHVQGEGCDFQVIAVGEAFEGLTPVKRQQLVYGALSDQIASGALHAVSIKTYTPAQWENAPENAG; encoded by the coding sequence ATGCAACCCACTGAGGTAAAAGCGCTGCTCGAGTCGCATCTGGACGACTGCACGTTTCATGTACAGGGCGAGGGCTGCGATTTCCAGGTCATCGCCGTGGGCGAGGCGTTCGAAGGGCTGACGCCTGTCAAGCGCCAGCAGCTGGTATACGGTGCCCTGAGCGATCAGATCGCCTCGGGGGCGCTGCACGCTGTGAGCATCAAGACCTACACGCCGGCGCAGTGGGAAAACGCGCCGGAAAACGCGGGATAA
- the hisG gene encoding ATP phosphoribosyltransferase, translating to MSKQLILALSKGRILDETLPLLAAAGITPAEALDKSRKLLFDTNLEHVKLIVIRATDVPTYVQLGAADMGIAGKDVLLEHGTDSLYEPLDLNIARCKLMTAGTRGECSGRARRRVATKFVNVARRYYARQGIQAEVIKLYGAMELAPIMNLADEIVDIVDTGNTMRANGMEPRELIEHISTRLVVNKASMTMKHARIKPLIERLEAAVESRRSADEASA from the coding sequence ATGAGCAAGCAACTGATTTTGGCGCTTTCCAAGGGGCGCATACTGGACGAAACCCTGCCGCTGCTGGCCGCTGCGGGCATCACCCCGGCCGAAGCACTCGACAAGAGCCGCAAGCTTTTATTCGACACCAATCTGGAGCACGTCAAGCTGATCGTTATCCGCGCCACCGACGTGCCCACCTACGTGCAGCTGGGCGCGGCCGACATGGGCATTGCCGGCAAGGACGTGCTGCTCGAGCACGGCACCGACAGCCTTTATGAACCGCTGGATCTGAACATTGCCCGCTGCAAGTTGATGACCGCCGGCACCCGGGGAGAGTGCTCCGGCCGGGCGCGTCGGCGGGTGGCCACCAAGTTTGTCAACGTCGCCCGGCGCTACTACGCCAGGCAAGGCATTCAGGCCGAGGTGATCAAGCTTTACGGCGCCATGGAGCTGGCGCCGATCATGAACCTGGCCGACGAAATCGTCGATATCGTGGATACCGGCAATACCATGCGTGCCAACGGCATGGAGCCCCGGGAGCTGATCGAACACATCAGCACCCGGCTGGTGGTCAACAAGGCCTCGATGACCATGAAACACGCGCGCATCAAGCCGCTCATCGAGCGTCTGGAAGCCGCCGTCGAGAGCCGCCGGTCGGCCGACGAAGCCAGCGCCTAG